A genomic region of Cotesia glomerata isolate CgM1 linkage group LG9, MPM_Cglom_v2.3, whole genome shotgun sequence contains the following coding sequences:
- the LOC123271812 gene encoding equilibrative nucleoside transporter 1 isoform X1 has protein sequence MAGTYKQRDFRAGIEDQSLINELTTRKIVVREPVRLSPGWESTDKPDDELNFRSVTMDQVDLELNPPKDKLNVVFIIMVLHGIGTLMPWNMFITARNYFENYKFSSNYTVINTTYASKYVNSVSFSAQVPNVIFNWINLFMPLGGDLTTRIVWGILVQVLVFVETVVLAMLDTSTWPGVFFWITMFSVVVLNTFNGIYQNSVYGMAAKLPGKYTGAVVLGANISGTFTAVIDLLALKMAPSLRTAAIYYFLTALFVLLACFDTYFALPINRFYRYHEMIFQKDKQKKELETKSKIHGRTPYWTIFKQASPQLFNIFFVFFVTLSLFPAVQSNIKASDENFIVSEKYYMSVMCFVTFNVTAMIGSLLASHVQWPKKEWLVIPVVLRVLFIPLFLLCNYQPVAFTRTMPVLITNDWIYFVIAVVMGVSSGYLSSLGMMYCPSTVDSRYASTAGMFGAAFLITGIFTGVLTAIVMPYIVSMRVWE, from the exons ATGGCTGGTACATATAAACAGAGGGATTTTAGAGCTGGAATTGAAGACCAAAGTCTCATCAATGAGCTGACCACAAGAAAAATAGTCGTCAGAg aACCAGTTAGATTATCTCCTGGCTGGGAAAGCACAGACAAACCAGACGACGAATTAAATTTCAGAAGCGTTACAATGGACCAAGTTGACCTGGAATTGAATCCTCCAAAGGATAAATTGAACGTAGTATTTATTATCATGGTACTTCATGGTATTGGTACCCTTATGCCTTGGAATATGTTCATCACTGCCAGGAAT TATTTTGAAAACTACAAGTTTTCAAGCAACTACACGGTTATCAACACAACTTATGCTAGCAAATATGTCAATAGTGTTAGCTTCTCTGCACAAGTTCCCAATGTTATCTTCAATTGGATTAATCTTTTTATGCCTCTTgg tgGAGATTTGACTACGAGAATTGTCTGGGGAATTCTTGTACAAGTATTGGTATTCGTCGAAACAGTTGTTTTGGCTATGTTGGATACTTCTACTTGGCCAGGTGTATTTTTCTGGATTACAATGTTCTCTGTCGTTGTTTTAAATa ctTTCAATGGAATTTATCAAAACTCTGTGTACGGTATGGCAGCTAAATTACCTGGAAAGTATACTGGTGCTGTTGTATTAGGAGCT aacatcAGTGGAACCTTTACAGCCGTAATAGATTTGCTAGCTTTAAAAATGGCCCCCAGTTTGCGAACCGCagcaatttattattttctaacaGCACTTTTTGTGCTATTAGCATGTTTTGATACATATTTTGCACTCCCAATAAAT aGATTCTATCGGTATCACGAAATGATATTCCAAAAAGACAagcaaaaaaaagaattggaaacaaaatcaaaaattcatggAAGAACACCTTACTGGACAATATTCAAACAAGCTTCTCCCCAACTATTTAATATATTCTTCGTGTTCTTCGTTACCTTGAGTCTATTTCCAGCAGTCCAGTCTAATATCAAAGCGTcagatgaaaatttcatagtaTCTGAAAAATACTATATGAGCGTAATGTGctttgtaactttcaatgtaaCAGCTATGATCGGTAGTTTGCTTGCTTCACATGTTCAATGG CCAAAGAAAGAGTGGCTAGTAATACCAGTGGTACTAAGAGTGCTGTTTATCCCActatttttactgtgtaattaCCAACCCGTGGCATTTACCCGGACAATGCCAGTGTTGATAACAAACGACTGGATTTATTTCGTAATAGCTGTAGTGATGGGAGTAAGCAGCGGGTATCTCTCCTCGCTTGGTATGATGTACTGTCCCTC aacgGTTGATTCTCGATATGCATCCACTGCGGGGATGTTTGGAGCAGCGTTTCTCATCACTGGAATCTTCACTGGCGTTCTTACCGCCATAGTTATGCCTTACATCGTTTCTATGCGCGTATGGGAATGA
- the LOC123272051 gene encoding sorting nexin-12 — protein MADTTVDATKRLNVKKQTLDDAYAAPANFLEIDVINPITHGVGKKRYTDYEVRMRTNLPVFKVKDSSVRRRYSDFEWLRNELERDSKIVVPSLPGKAWKRQMPFRGDDGIFEDEFIEDRRKGLELFVNKIAGHPLAQNERSLHMFLQEPVLDKNYVPGKIRNT, from the exons ATGGCAGATACCACAGTGGACGCAACTAAACGATTAAACGTCAAAAAACAGACTCTAGACGATGCATACGCAGCACCAGCTAATTTTTTGGAGATCGACGTGATCAATCCGATCACCCATGGTGTCGGCAAAAAAAGATATACTGATTACGAAGTTCGCATGAGG accAACTTGCCAGTTTTCAAAGTTAAAGACTCGAGTGTGAGAAGGAGATACAGCGATTTCGAGTGGTTAAGAAATGAACTAGAAAGAGACAGCAAG atcgTAGTGCCTTCATTACCCGGCAAGGCGTGGAAACGTCAGATGCCTTTCCGTGGAGACGATGGTATTTTTGAGGATGAGTTTATTGAAGACCGTAGAAAGGGGTTAGAACTATTTGTCAACAA gATCGCAGGACATCCTTTGGCACAAAATGAAAGAAGTTTACACATGTTTCTCCAAGAGCCAGTTTTAGATAAAAACTATGTCCCAGGAAAAATACGAAATACgtag
- the LOC123271815 gene encoding E3 ubiquitin-protein transferase MAEA → MSDIKSMEHPTLKVPYELLNKKFRSTQKVLDREVSHVQIAANELEKGINNNNGHATTGEISRLLGGVVAKLQVLKRKAEESISEELQAGMVCKRRLDHLKEHGSSSPSVVNQWRRQRLDRMLVEYFLRKGYYKTAMKLADTTELRELTNIDVFMVSREVEISLANHETARCLGWCHDNRSKLRKLGSTMEFNLRVQEFIELVRADRRLDAVKHARKCFANYDEYQLQEIQSCMGQLAFPANPYLSPYKDLLDEKRWDRLIEQFRHENYRLFQLASQSVFTVALQAGLSALKTLQCYGANKECKNPSCPVCNENLNELASPLPFAHCSQSRLVCSISGEPLNEYNQPMMMPNGYVYGEKALEKMAQENNGAVTCPKTKEVFPFKKIEKIYVM, encoded by the exons ATGTCGGACATAAAAAGTATGGAGCACCCTACTTTgaag GTGCCGTACGAGCTGCTGAACAAAAAGTTCCGATCTACGCAAAAAGTGCTGGATCGTGAGGTATCACATGTGCAGATAGCTGCTAATGAATTGGAGAAaggaattaataataataatgggcATGCAACAACGGGAGAAATAAGTCGTTTATTAGGTGGTGTTGTTGCGAAACTACAAGTATTGAAGAGAAAGGCTGAAGAATCTATTTCTGAAGAGCTCCAAGCTGGTATGGTTTGCAAGAGACGTTTGGATCATTTGAAGGAGCATGGCAGCTCTTCCCCGAGTGTTGTCAATCAGTGGCGGAGACAAAGGCTTGATAGAATGCtcgttgaatattttttaagaaaaggATATTATAAAACTGCTATGAAGCTTGCTGATACTACTGAGCTTCGAGAGTTGACAAATATTG aTGTATTTATGGTGTCCCGAGAAGTGGAGATATCTCTGGCAAATCATGAAACAGCCAGATGCTTAGGATGGTGCCATGATAACAGATCAAAGTTGAGAAAATTGGGTAGCACAATGGAGTTCAATTTACgagttcaagaatttattgaattagtAAGAGCCGACCGCAGATTAGATGCTGTCAAGCACGCTCGTAAGTGCTTTGCCAACTACGACGAGTATCAGCTCCAAGAGATCCAGAGTTGTATGGGCCAGCTGGCCTTCCCTGCGAACCCTTATCTCAGTCCCTACAAAGATTTACTAGACGAAAAACGATGGGACCGGCTGATCGAACAATTTCGACACGAAAATTACAGATTGTTCCAGCTGGCGAGTCAAAGTGTCTTTACAGTCGCTCTCCAAGCTGGCTTGTCCGCGTTGAAGACTCTTCAGTGCTATGGTGCTAACAAGGAATGTAAAAATCCTAGCTGTCCTGTTTGCAACGAAAATCTCAATGAACTAGCTTCACCTTTACCTTTTGCTCATTGCTCCCAGTCTAGACTTGTATGCAGTATTAGCGGCGAGCCACTTAATGAATATAATCAACCCATGATGATGCCCAATGGATATGTTTATGGTGAAAAG gCGCTTGAAAAAATGGCACAAGAAAATAACGGAGCAGTAACTTGCCCAAAAACCAAAGAAGTatttccatttaaaaaaatcgaaaaaatttatgttatgtaa
- the LOC123271812 gene encoding equilibrative nucleoside transporter 1 isoform X2, which produces MDQVDLELNPPKDKLNVVFIIMVLHGIGTLMPWNMFITARNYFENYKFSSNYTVINTTYASKYVNSVSFSAQVPNVIFNWINLFMPLGGDLTTRIVWGILVQVLVFVETVVLAMLDTSTWPGVFFWITMFSVVVLNTFNGIYQNSVYGMAAKLPGKYTGAVVLGANISGTFTAVIDLLALKMAPSLRTAAIYYFLTALFVLLACFDTYFALPINRFYRYHEMIFQKDKQKKELETKSKIHGRTPYWTIFKQASPQLFNIFFVFFVTLSLFPAVQSNIKASDENFIVSEKYYMSVMCFVTFNVTAMIGSLLASHVQWPKKEWLVIPVVLRVLFIPLFLLCNYQPVAFTRTMPVLITNDWIYFVIAVVMGVSSGYLSSLGMMYCPSTVDSRYASTAGMFGAAFLITGIFTGVLTAIVMPYIVSMRVWE; this is translated from the exons ATGGACCAAGTTGACCTGGAATTGAATCCTCCAAAGGATAAATTGAACGTAGTATTTATTATCATGGTACTTCATGGTATTGGTACCCTTATGCCTTGGAATATGTTCATCACTGCCAGGAAT TATTTTGAAAACTACAAGTTTTCAAGCAACTACACGGTTATCAACACAACTTATGCTAGCAAATATGTCAATAGTGTTAGCTTCTCTGCACAAGTTCCCAATGTTATCTTCAATTGGATTAATCTTTTTATGCCTCTTgg tgGAGATTTGACTACGAGAATTGTCTGGGGAATTCTTGTACAAGTATTGGTATTCGTCGAAACAGTTGTTTTGGCTATGTTGGATACTTCTACTTGGCCAGGTGTATTTTTCTGGATTACAATGTTCTCTGTCGTTGTTTTAAATa ctTTCAATGGAATTTATCAAAACTCTGTGTACGGTATGGCAGCTAAATTACCTGGAAAGTATACTGGTGCTGTTGTATTAGGAGCT aacatcAGTGGAACCTTTACAGCCGTAATAGATTTGCTAGCTTTAAAAATGGCCCCCAGTTTGCGAACCGCagcaatttattattttctaacaGCACTTTTTGTGCTATTAGCATGTTTTGATACATATTTTGCACTCCCAATAAAT aGATTCTATCGGTATCACGAAATGATATTCCAAAAAGACAagcaaaaaaaagaattggaaacaaaatcaaaaattcatggAAGAACACCTTACTGGACAATATTCAAACAAGCTTCTCCCCAACTATTTAATATATTCTTCGTGTTCTTCGTTACCTTGAGTCTATTTCCAGCAGTCCAGTCTAATATCAAAGCGTcagatgaaaatttcatagtaTCTGAAAAATACTATATGAGCGTAATGTGctttgtaactttcaatgtaaCAGCTATGATCGGTAGTTTGCTTGCTTCACATGTTCAATGG CCAAAGAAAGAGTGGCTAGTAATACCAGTGGTACTAAGAGTGCTGTTTATCCCActatttttactgtgtaattaCCAACCCGTGGCATTTACCCGGACAATGCCAGTGTTGATAACAAACGACTGGATTTATTTCGTAATAGCTGTAGTGATGGGAGTAAGCAGCGGGTATCTCTCCTCGCTTGGTATGATGTACTGTCCCTC aacgGTTGATTCTCGATATGCATCCACTGCGGGGATGTTTGGAGCAGCGTTTCTCATCACTGGAATCTTCACTGGCGTTCTTACCGCCATAGTTATGCCTTACATCGTTTCTATGCGCGTATGGGAATGA
- the LOC123271811 gene encoding polycomb protein Scm: MSSIQSKMRGRPPKSKNSCTWCNETKQPLKYVLPTQHGKKEFCSESCLSAFRKAYVRGACVGCDNVIRGSPIKLEQKDGPTKDFCSPFCLNKHKTKEIQAEAKKTTNEQPSPAASPAPSGLPSSSGTIPQSFTTNGANSSPTNNNNNNNTNTNTNSPPINNTSTNSNTNNNNINTNRSTPATPTITTSTTNNQSNISHAPSTSTGPFQYETYQTFDWDLYLKETNSSAAPADCFKQHVTPSINDFKIGMKLEALDPRNLTSTCIATVVGVLGPRLRLRLDGSDNKNDFWRLVDSNEIHPIGHCEKSGGMLQPPLGFRMNASSWPMFLLKTLNGAEMAPAKVFKREPKTPKTNMFEVGHKLEAIDKKNPQLICTATVGAVKDDMIHITFDGWRGAFDYWCKYDSRDIFPVGWCFKSGHPLQPPRQKATGQNRFKSRTSNVLPVMAVSGSGANGEPAVALVSPAGSSAPPQPATEPDTSTTSVNNKPHILENVTLFVNSNCSCGPYLDSKKIKTLPAKFGSDSVLNVARDVFQSFLIAALNPRQMLSLLKRGEGDCVNLVVESKAMSVRLPVFIDEQDFYSFIRRQLEDLCACEHLLFKRQELCEKCPLQQTMIKREENSNPAPEKRRWSVDKPQAAPQQQAQPQPAQQKIQVTSNATGTTSIDSTQPTPPPAKHPRISTELEAASSTTRCESSTTRISSTEPAEWTIEDVIHYIGVVDPVLGQHADLFRKHEIDGKALLLLNSDMMMKYMGLKLGPALKICNLVNRIKGRRHVML, encoded by the exons ATGTCGTCGATACAGAGTAAAATGCGAG gtCGCCCGCCGAAATCCAAGAACTCGTGCACTTGGTGCAACGAGACTAAGCAGCCTCTGAAGTACGTCCTGCCTACCCAACACGGAAAGAAAGAATTTTGCTCCGAGTCGTGTTTATCTGCCTTTAGAAAGGCTTATGTCAGAGGAGCTTGTGTGGGGTGTGATAATGTCATAAGAGGTTCCCCGATAAAATTGGAGCAAAAAGATGGTCCAACCAAAGATTTCTGTTCTCCGTTTTGTCTTAATAAACACAAAACGAAGGAAATTCAAGCTGAAGCCaagaaaa ccACGAATGAGCAGCCATCACCAGCAGCATCTCCAGCTCCCTCAGGACTACCTAGCAGTAGTGGAACAATACCTCAATCCTTCACCACAAATGGAGCAAATAGTTCACCaaccaacaacaacaacaacaacaacaccAACACCAACACCAACAGTCCTCCTATAAACAATACCAGTACCAATAGTAATaccaataacaataacatcaACACCAATAGGAGCACTCCAGCAACTCCAACAATAACCACCTCAACAACGAACAACCAATCAAACATATCCCACGCGCCTTCAACGTCCACCGGCCCGTTCCAATACGAAACTTACCAGACCTTCGACTGGGACCTCTACCTAAAGGAAACCAACAGCTCAGCAGCGCCAGCTGACTGCTTCAAGCAACATGTAACTCCGTCAATTAACGACTTCAAAATAGGAATGAAGCTAGAAGCATTGGACCCTAGGAACCTAACATCAACTTGCATAGCAACCGTAGTAGGTGTCCTGGGTCCTAGATTGCGACTGCGTCTAGACGGTTCCGACAACAAGAACGACTTCTGGCGGCTGGTGGACAGCAACGAGATCCACCCGATAGGTCACTGCGAGAAATCAGGAGGAATGCTCCAGCCGCCGCTGGGCTTCCGGATGAACGCGTCCAGCTGGCCGATGTTTCTTTTGAAGACTTTGAACGGAGCCGAGATGGCTCCGGCGAAGGTGTTCAAGCGCGAGCCCAAGACTCCCAAAACGAACATGTTCGAAGTCGGGCACAAGCTGGAGGCGATTGACAAGAAAAATCCCCAGCTTATTTGCACTGCGACAGTGGGAGCAGTTAAAGACGACATGATCCACATAACCTTCGACGGCTGGCGCGGCGCCTTTGATTACTGGTGCAAGTACGACTCCAGGGACATCTTCCCGGTAGGCTGGTGCTTCAAGAGCGGTCACCCGCTCCAGCCGCCGCGCCAGAAAGCCACTGGGCAGAACAGATTCAAGTCCAGGACGAGCAATGTGCTTCCAGTGATGGCTGTGTCTGGAAGCGGAGCTAATGGAGAACCTGCAGTTGCTTTGGTGAGTCCAGCTGGCTCCAGTGCTCCTCCTCAGCCTGCTACTGAGCCAGACACTAGCACTACTAGTGTCAACAACAAACCTCATATTCTGGAAAATGTTACTCTGTTTGTCAATTCCAACTGCTCCTGCGGACCTTATTTAGATTCCAAGAAAATCAAGACCTTGCCGGCGAAGTTTGGGAGTGATAGTGTCTTAAACGTCGCCCGAGACGTCTTCCAGAGCTTCTTGATAGCTGCGCTGAACCCCAGACAAATGTTGAGCTTACTTAAACGCGGAGAGGGAGACTGCGTCAACTTGGTGGTAGAATCCAAGGCCATGTCTGTAAGACTCCCGGTTTTTATTGATGAACAGGACTTCTACTCATTCATCAGGCGCCAGCTGGAAGACTTGTGCGCTTGTGAGCATTTGCTGTTCAAGAGACAGGAGCTCTGTGAAAAATGCCCACTTCAGCAGACTATGATCAAGAGAGAGGAAAATAGTAATCCTGCTCCGGAAAAGAGAAGGTGGTCCGTTGATAAGCCGCAAGCTGCTCCTCAGCAACAGGCACAACCTCAACCGGCTCAGCAGAAAATTCAAGTTACTTCGAACGCTACGGGTACTACTAGTATCGACTCTACTCAGCCTACACCTCCTCCAGCTAAACATCCCAGGATATCAACAG AGTTGGAGGCTGCGTCTTCGACGACCAGGTGTGAGAGTTCTACGACACGTATTTCGTCTACGGAACCTGCTGAATGGACTATTGAGGATGTTATTCATTATATTGGAGTTGTTGATCCTGTTCTGGGTCAACATGCTGATCTTTTTCGTAAACat gaaATTGACGGCAAAGCATTGCTGCTTCTGAACTCAGACATGATGATGAAGTACATGGGTTTAAAATTGGGACCTGCATTGAAAATATGTAATTTAGTTAATCGTATCAAAGGTCGAAGGCATGTGATGCTTTGA